One genomic window of Bradyrhizobium sp. CCGE-LA001 includes the following:
- a CDS encoding WD40 repeat domain-containing protein, with translation MKEFTPAPDSASIVSVTDRVKPVALGMAVTSVHFLGPRAAFVGGEENVALVDSQGETTKVAVHSGGILSTASDGKRIVMGGDDGKVVSLDAKGEVTLLATDPKRRWIDAVALHSDGAFAWSAGKTATVKSGRSEEKSLEVPSTVGGLAFAPKGLRLAIAHYNGATLWFPNMEGSAEFLPWAGSHLGVTFSPDNKFLVTTMHEAALHGWRLADNRHMRMTGYPGRVRSMSWSAGGKGLATSGADTVIIWPFASKDGPMGKEPAMLAPLQARVSVVACHPKNDILAAGYSDGTVLMVRLEDGAEILVRRNGTPPVAALAWNAKGTLLAFADESGDGGLLEL, from the coding sequence ATGAAAGAGTTTACGCCGGCCCCCGACTCCGCCTCGATCGTCTCCGTTACCGACCGCGTCAAGCCCGTGGCACTCGGCATGGCCGTGACGTCGGTGCATTTTCTCGGTCCCCGCGCCGCCTTCGTCGGCGGCGAGGAGAACGTCGCACTCGTCGATAGCCAGGGAGAGACCACCAAGGTGGCCGTGCACAGCGGCGGCATTCTCTCGACCGCCTCCGACGGCAAGCGCATCGTCATGGGCGGCGACGACGGCAAGGTCGTCTCGCTCGACGCCAAGGGCGAGGTGACGTTGCTCGCGACCGACCCGAAGCGGCGCTGGATCGACGCGGTGGCGCTGCATTCGGACGGCGCCTTCGCCTGGTCGGCCGGCAAGACCGCGACCGTCAAGAGCGGCAGGAGCGAGGAGAAATCGCTCGAGGTGCCCTCGACCGTCGGCGGGCTCGCCTTCGCGCCAAAGGGTCTGCGGCTCGCGATCGCGCATTACAACGGCGCGACGCTGTGGTTTCCGAACATGGAGGGCTCGGCCGAATTTCTGCCTTGGGCCGGCTCGCATCTCGGTGTCACCTTCAGCCCGGACAACAAATTCCTGGTCACCACGATGCACGAGGCGGCGCTGCACGGCTGGCGGCTCGCCGACAACAGGCACATGCGCATGACCGGCTATCCCGGCCGCGTCCGCTCGATGTCCTGGAGCGCAGGCGGCAAGGGGCTCGCGACCTCGGGCGCCGACACCGTCATCATCTGGCCGTTCGCCAGCAAGGACGGCCCGATGGGCAAGGAGCCTGCGATGCTTGCCCCGCTTCAGGCGCGCGTATCCGTGGTTGCCTGCCATCCGAAGAACGACATCCTGGCCGCAGGTTACAGCGACGGCACCGTGCTGATGGTGCGGTTGGAAGACGGCGCCGAGATTCTGGTCCGCCGCAACGGCACCCCGCCGGTGGCCGCACTCGCCTGGAATGCGAAGGGCACCCTGCTGGCCTTTGCGGACGAAAGTGGGGACGGCGGCCTGCTGGAGCTTTAA
- a CDS encoding MgtC/SapB family protein, translating into MRFLTTFQLADFGDTLVSLLTAFVLGTLIGAERQYRQRTAGLRTNVLVAVGAAAFVDLAMHLDGAEGAVRVISYVVSGIGFLGAGVIMKQGMDVRGLNTAATLWASAAVGSCAGADMVAQAAALTVFVIAGNTMLRPLVNAINRIPLNEKALEATYYFKLAVAADALPDMRDRLVEKLEAANYPVADIELVEIGEDMLEIVAKLVASAVDPNELNVVATDLQHLPGVRHATWEVSTTE; encoded by the coding sequence ATGCGATTTCTCACGACCTTTCAGCTTGCCGATTTTGGCGACACCCTGGTCAGCTTGCTCACGGCCTTCGTGCTGGGCACGCTGATCGGCGCCGAGCGGCAGTACCGCCAGCGCACCGCGGGCTTGCGCACCAACGTGCTGGTCGCGGTGGGAGCGGCAGCCTTCGTTGATCTCGCGATGCATCTGGACGGTGCCGAGGGGGCGGTGCGGGTGATCTCCTATGTGGTCTCCGGCATTGGCTTTCTCGGCGCCGGCGTCATCATGAAGCAGGGCATGGACGTCCGTGGCCTCAACACCGCGGCGACGCTATGGGCCTCGGCCGCGGTCGGCTCCTGCGCCGGGGCCGACATGGTCGCGCAGGCCGCGGCGCTCACCGTCTTCGTCATTGCCGGCAACACCATGCTGCGCCCGCTGGTCAATGCCATCAACCGCATCCCCCTGAACGAGAAGGCGCTGGAGGCCACCTACTATTTCAAGCTCGCGGTGGCCGCCGACGCCTTGCCCGACATGCGCGACCGCCTCGTCGAGAAGCTCGAGGCCGCGAACTATCCGGTCGCCGATATCGAGCTCGTCGAGATCGGCGAGGACATGCTGGAGATCGTTGCGAAGCTCGTCGCGAGCGCCGTTGATCCGAACGAGTTGAACGTGGTGGCGACCGATTTGCAGCATTTGCCGGGCGTGCGGCATGCCACCTGGGAAGTCAGCACAACGGAGTGA